One Sphingomonas sp. FARSPH DNA segment encodes these proteins:
- a CDS encoding response regulator: MTAMPGPLVGKHILVVEDEYLIADDIARELRIAGACVLGPAASLSQGLRLASGPDTVDAAVLDINLRETMVYPLIDMLLDEGVPVLLTSGYDEMVIPEIYHHLPRCEKPVSPRGLRLATERLWR, from the coding sequence ATGACGGCGATGCCTGGGCCACTCGTCGGAAAACACATTCTCGTCGTCGAGGACGAGTATCTGATCGCCGACGACATCGCGCGCGAGCTCCGGATCGCGGGCGCATGCGTGCTGGGCCCGGCCGCATCGCTATCGCAGGGCCTGCGACTGGCGAGCGGACCCGATACGGTCGACGCGGCGGTGCTAGACATCAATCTGCGCGAGACGATGGTCTATCCGCTGATCGACATGTTGCTCGACGAGGGCGTGCCGGTCCTGCTGACCAGCGGTTATGACGAGATGGTGATTCCCGAAATCTACCACCATCTGCCGCGCTGCGAAAAGCCGGTGTCGCCCCGGGGGCTGCGGCTCGCGACCGAAAGGTTGTGGCGCTAG